One genomic segment of Methanothermococcus okinawensis IH1 includes these proteins:
- a CDS encoding class II SORL domain-containing protein — protein sequence MSCIDAKTMVEGTDFEKKHTPMIECKDTVKAGEIFEVKIHTAGVEHPMEDGHFIQFIGLRMGDLPLARVDLTQYAKPEVVFYIKAPSEGHEGSVMKLTSYMYCNLHGIWKYEKEIKIE from the coding sequence ATGAGTTGCATTGATGCAAAAACTATGGTGGAAGGAACTGATTTTGAGAAAAAACACACACCAATGATTGAGTGCAAGGACACAGTAAAGGCAGGAGAAATTTTTGAGGTCAAAATCCACACCGCAGGAGTTGAACATCCAATGGAGGATGGACATTTTATTCAATTCATAGGACTTAGAATGGGAGACTTACCTTTGGCAAGAGTAGATTTAACGCAGTATGCTAAACCAGAGGTGGTATTTTACATAAAAGCACCATCAGAAGGTCATGAAGGTAGTGTAATGAAATTAACCTCCTATATGTATTGTAATTTACATGGTATTTGGAAATATGAAAAAGAAATAAAAATAGAATAA